In Felis catus isolate Fca126 chromosome A3, F.catus_Fca126_mat1.0, whole genome shotgun sequence, a single genomic region encodes these proteins:
- the NCOA5 gene encoding nuclear receptor coactivator 5 isoform X1, translated as MNTAPSRPSPTRRDPYGFGDGRDTRRDRSPIRGSPRREPRDGRNGRDARDSRAIRDPRDLRDHRDSRDIRDHRDSRSMRDARDMRDLRDFRDLRDSRDFRDHRDPMYDRYRDMRDSREPMYRRESSYDRYLRMDDYCRRKDDPYFDRYRDSFDGRGPPGPESQSRAKERLKREERRREELYRQYFEEIQRRFDAERPVDCSVIVVNKQTKDYAESVGRKVRDLGMVVDLIFLNTEVSLSQALEDVSRGGSPFAIVITQQHQIHRSCTVNIMFGTPQEHRNMPQADAMVLVARNYERYKNECREKEREEIARQAAKMADEAILQERERGGPEEGVRGGHPPAIQSLINLLADNRYLTAEETDKIINYLRERKERLMRSSTDSLPGPISRQPLGATSGASLKTQPSSQPLQSGQVLPSATPTPAAPPTSQQELQAKILSLFNSGTVVANSSSASPSVAAGNTQNQNFSTAANSQPQQRSQASGNQPPNILGQAGSARNMGPRPGAPSQGLFGQPSSRLAPASNMASQRPVSSTGINFDNPSVQKALDTLIQSGPALSHLVSQTTAQVGRPPAPLGSYQRHY; from the exons atgaatacGGCTCCATCAAGACCCAGCCCCACACGAAG AGATCCATATGGCTTTGGAGATGGTCGAGATACAAGACGTGATCGATCCCCAATTCGAGGAAGTCCAAGGAGAGAGCCCAGGGATGGCAGAAATGGCCGGGATGCCCGGGATAGCAGAGCCATTCGAGACCCCCGAGACTTGCGGGACCACAGAGATAGCAGAGACATTCGGGATCACAGAGACAGCAGAAGTATGCGTGATGCTCGGGACATGAGGGACCTCAGAGACTTTCGTGATCTAAGAGACTCTAGGGATTTTCGGGATCACCGGGACCCCATGTATGACAGATACAGAGATATGAGAGACTCCCGAGAGCCCATGTACAG GAGAGAAAGCTCTTATGACCGATACCTGCGAATGGATGACTATTGCAGGAGGAAGGACGACCCTTACTTTGACCGTTACAGAGATAGCTTTGATGGACGAGGCCCTCCAGGCCCAGAAAGTCAGTCTCGTGCAAAAG AACGTTTGAAACGTGAGGAACGGCGTAGAGAAGAGCTTTATCGTCAGTATTTTGAGGAAATCCAGAGACGCTTTGATGCTGAGAGGCCTGTTGATTGTTCTGTGATTGTGGTCAACAAGCAGACTAA AGATTATGCTGAATCTGTGGGGCGGAAGGTACGAGACCTAGGCATGGTAGTGGACTTGATCTTCCTCAACACAGAGGTGTCACTGTCACAAGCCTTGGAGGATGTTAGCAGGGGAGGGTCTCCTTTTGCTATCGTCATCACCCAGCAACACCAGATTCACCGCTCGTGCACAGTCAACATCATGTTCGGAACCCCACAAG AGCATCGCAACATGCCCCAGGCAGACGCCATGGTGCTGGTAGCCAGAAATTATGAGCGCTATAAGAATGAGTGCCGGGAGAAGGAGCGAGAGGAGATTGCCAGACAGGCAGCCAAGATGGCAGATGAAGCCATCCTGCAGGAAAGGGAGCGCGGAGGCCCCGAGGAAGGAGTGCGAGGGGGGCACCCTCCAGCCATCCAAAGCCTCATCAACCTACTGGCAGACAACAGGTACCTCACTGCCGAGGAGACTGACAAGATCATCAACTATCTTCGAGAGCGGAAGGAGCGCCTTATGAGGAGCAGCACCGACTCTCTGCCTG GCCCGATTTCCCGCCAACCACTCGGGGCGACCTCGGGTGCCTCGCTGAAGACACAGCCAAGCTCCCAACCGCTCCAGAGCGGCCAAGTGCTCCCCTCTGCTACACCCACTCCAGctgcaccccccacctcccagcaagAGCTTCAGGCCAAAATCCTCAGCCTCTTCAATAGTGGCACGGTTGTGGCCAATAGCAGCTCTGCATCCCCTTCAGTCGCTGCCGGAAACACCCAGAACCAGAATTTTTCCACGGCAGCGAACAGCCAGCCTCAGCAAAGATCACAGGCCTCTGGCAATCAGCCTCCAAACATTTTGGGACAGGCGGGATCTGCTCGGAACATGGGCCCCAGGCCTGGGGCTCCTTCCCAAGGGCTCTTTGGCCAGCCTTCCAGTCGCCTGGCACCTGCTAGCAACATGGCTAGCCAGAGGCCCGTGTCTTCCACAGGTATCAACTTTGACAATCCAAGTGTACAGAAGGCTCTGGACACCCTGATCCAGAGTGGCCCTGCTCTGTCCCACCTGGTTAGCCAAACTACAGCACAGGTGGGGCGGCCCCCGGCCCCGTTGGGATCCTACCAGAGGCATTACTGA
- the NCOA5 gene encoding nuclear receptor coactivator 5 isoform X3, which yields MNTAPSRPSPTRRDPYGFGDGRDTRRDRSPIRGSPRREPRDGRNGRDARDSRAIRDPRDLRDHRDSRDIRDHRDSRSMRDARDMRDLRDFRDLRDSRDFRDHRDPMYDRYRDMRDSREPMYRRESSYDRYLRMDDYCRRKDDPYFDRYRDSFDGRGPPGPESQSRAKERLKREERRREELYRQYFEEIQRRFDAERPVDCSVIVVNKQTKDYAESVGRKVRDLGMVVDLIFLNTEVSLSQALEDVSRGGSPFAIVITQQHQIHRSCTVNIMFGTPQEHRNMPQADAMVLVARNYERYKNECREKEREEIARQAAKMADEAILQERERGGPEEGVRGGHPPAIQSLINLLADNRYLTAEETDKIINYLRERKERLMRSSTDSLPGELRGRAEARFPANHSGRPRVPR from the exons atgaatacGGCTCCATCAAGACCCAGCCCCACACGAAG AGATCCATATGGCTTTGGAGATGGTCGAGATACAAGACGTGATCGATCCCCAATTCGAGGAAGTCCAAGGAGAGAGCCCAGGGATGGCAGAAATGGCCGGGATGCCCGGGATAGCAGAGCCATTCGAGACCCCCGAGACTTGCGGGACCACAGAGATAGCAGAGACATTCGGGATCACAGAGACAGCAGAAGTATGCGTGATGCTCGGGACATGAGGGACCTCAGAGACTTTCGTGATCTAAGAGACTCTAGGGATTTTCGGGATCACCGGGACCCCATGTATGACAGATACAGAGATATGAGAGACTCCCGAGAGCCCATGTACAG GAGAGAAAGCTCTTATGACCGATACCTGCGAATGGATGACTATTGCAGGAGGAAGGACGACCCTTACTTTGACCGTTACAGAGATAGCTTTGATGGACGAGGCCCTCCAGGCCCAGAAAGTCAGTCTCGTGCAAAAG AACGTTTGAAACGTGAGGAACGGCGTAGAGAAGAGCTTTATCGTCAGTATTTTGAGGAAATCCAGAGACGCTTTGATGCTGAGAGGCCTGTTGATTGTTCTGTGATTGTGGTCAACAAGCAGACTAA AGATTATGCTGAATCTGTGGGGCGGAAGGTACGAGACCTAGGCATGGTAGTGGACTTGATCTTCCTCAACACAGAGGTGTCACTGTCACAAGCCTTGGAGGATGTTAGCAGGGGAGGGTCTCCTTTTGCTATCGTCATCACCCAGCAACACCAGATTCACCGCTCGTGCACAGTCAACATCATGTTCGGAACCCCACAAG AGCATCGCAACATGCCCCAGGCAGACGCCATGGTGCTGGTAGCCAGAAATTATGAGCGCTATAAGAATGAGTGCCGGGAGAAGGAGCGAGAGGAGATTGCCAGACAGGCAGCCAAGATGGCAGATGAAGCCATCCTGCAGGAAAGGGAGCGCGGAGGCCCCGAGGAAGGAGTGCGAGGGGGGCACCCTCCAGCCATCCAAAGCCTCATCAACCTACTGGCAGACAACAGGTACCTCACTGCCGAGGAGACTGACAAGATCATCAACTATCTTCGAGAGCGGAAGGAGCGCCTTATGAGGAGCAGCACCGACTCTCTGCCTGGTGAGCTACGTGGCAGGGCCGAG GCCCGATTTCCCGCCAACCACTCGGGGCGACCTCGGGTGCCTCGCTGA
- the NCOA5 gene encoding nuclear receptor coactivator 5 isoform X2, producing MRDARDMRDLRDFRDLRDSRDFRDHRDPMYDRYRDMRDSREPMYRRESSYDRYLRMDDYCRRKDDPYFDRYRDSFDGRGPPGPESQSRAKERLKREERRREELYRQYFEEIQRRFDAERPVDCSVIVVNKQTKDYAESVGRKVRDLGMVVDLIFLNTEVSLSQALEDVSRGGSPFAIVITQQHQIHRSCTVNIMFGTPQEHRNMPQADAMVLVARNYERYKNECREKEREEIARQAAKMADEAILQERERGGPEEGVRGGHPPAIQSLINLLADNRYLTAEETDKIINYLRERKERLMRSSTDSLPGPISRQPLGATSGASLKTQPSSQPLQSGQVLPSATPTPAAPPTSQQELQAKILSLFNSGTVVANSSSASPSVAAGNTQNQNFSTAANSQPQQRSQASGNQPPNILGQAGSARNMGPRPGAPSQGLFGQPSSRLAPASNMASQRPVSSTGINFDNPSVQKALDTLIQSGPALSHLVSQTTAQVGRPPAPLGSYQRHY from the exons ATGCGTGATGCTCGGGACATGAGGGACCTCAGAGACTTTCGTGATCTAAGAGACTCTAGGGATTTTCGGGATCACCGGGACCCCATGTATGACAGATACAGAGATATGAGAGACTCCCGAGAGCCCATGTACAG GAGAGAAAGCTCTTATGACCGATACCTGCGAATGGATGACTATTGCAGGAGGAAGGACGACCCTTACTTTGACCGTTACAGAGATAGCTTTGATGGACGAGGCCCTCCAGGCCCAGAAAGTCAGTCTCGTGCAAAAG AACGTTTGAAACGTGAGGAACGGCGTAGAGAAGAGCTTTATCGTCAGTATTTTGAGGAAATCCAGAGACGCTTTGATGCTGAGAGGCCTGTTGATTGTTCTGTGATTGTGGTCAACAAGCAGACTAA AGATTATGCTGAATCTGTGGGGCGGAAGGTACGAGACCTAGGCATGGTAGTGGACTTGATCTTCCTCAACACAGAGGTGTCACTGTCACAAGCCTTGGAGGATGTTAGCAGGGGAGGGTCTCCTTTTGCTATCGTCATCACCCAGCAACACCAGATTCACCGCTCGTGCACAGTCAACATCATGTTCGGAACCCCACAAG AGCATCGCAACATGCCCCAGGCAGACGCCATGGTGCTGGTAGCCAGAAATTATGAGCGCTATAAGAATGAGTGCCGGGAGAAGGAGCGAGAGGAGATTGCCAGACAGGCAGCCAAGATGGCAGATGAAGCCATCCTGCAGGAAAGGGAGCGCGGAGGCCCCGAGGAAGGAGTGCGAGGGGGGCACCCTCCAGCCATCCAAAGCCTCATCAACCTACTGGCAGACAACAGGTACCTCACTGCCGAGGAGACTGACAAGATCATCAACTATCTTCGAGAGCGGAAGGAGCGCCTTATGAGGAGCAGCACCGACTCTCTGCCTG GCCCGATTTCCCGCCAACCACTCGGGGCGACCTCGGGTGCCTCGCTGAAGACACAGCCAAGCTCCCAACCGCTCCAGAGCGGCCAAGTGCTCCCCTCTGCTACACCCACTCCAGctgcaccccccacctcccagcaagAGCTTCAGGCCAAAATCCTCAGCCTCTTCAATAGTGGCACGGTTGTGGCCAATAGCAGCTCTGCATCCCCTTCAGTCGCTGCCGGAAACACCCAGAACCAGAATTTTTCCACGGCAGCGAACAGCCAGCCTCAGCAAAGATCACAGGCCTCTGGCAATCAGCCTCCAAACATTTTGGGACAGGCGGGATCTGCTCGGAACATGGGCCCCAGGCCTGGGGCTCCTTCCCAAGGGCTCTTTGGCCAGCCTTCCAGTCGCCTGGCACCTGCTAGCAACATGGCTAGCCAGAGGCCCGTGTCTTCCACAGGTATCAACTTTGACAATCCAAGTGTACAGAAGGCTCTGGACACCCTGATCCAGAGTGGCCCTGCTCTGTCCCACCTGGTTAGCCAAACTACAGCACAGGTGGGGCGGCCCCCGGCCCCGTTGGGATCCTACCAGAGGCATTACTGA